One genomic region from Phragmites australis chromosome 1, lpPhrAust1.1, whole genome shotgun sequence encodes:
- the LOC133898171 gene encoding LEAF RUST 10 DISEASE-RESISTANCE LOCUS RECEPTOR-LIKE PROTEIN KINASE-like 1.2 yields MRACPVPAAAVLCPAMLLLLALLASPTTAVALNTAPSCAPASCGGLAIAYPFWLAGTHRAECGYRAFQVSCDNMGNVSLKNSLWTYRILDIFYGNSSFRVTNVELSDGTCNVEMVVNASSDLGLAPFKISPQNQELFFLYNCTWQASKLPLSWAPVSCTNYSSNSFAWLAGKYRSDDILTPLPGNCTVSVMPVLGYEGAKGADYQRLMKGGFLLEYKADDCADCTETGGRCRIDVNDDAFECQCSDGVYPVICVLVYKSVTRSWIEKSQ; encoded by the exons ATGCGTGCGTGTCCTGTTCCTGCAGCTGCCGTGCTGTGCCCAGCCATGCTGCTACTGCTCGCTCTGCTAGCCAGTCCCACCACCGCTGTCGCCCTGAACACGGCGCCGTCCTGCGCGCCGGCGTCCTGCGGCGGCCTGGCCATCGCCTACCCGTTCTGGCTCGCCGGCACGCATCGGGCGGAGTGCGGCTACCGAGCCTTCCAAGTCTCATGCGACAACATGGGCAACGTTTCCCTCAAGAACTCGCTCTGGACGTACCGGATCCTGGACATCTTCTATGGAAACAGCTCGTTCAGAGTCACCAACGTCGAGCTGTCCGACGGCACCTGCAACGTCGAGATGGTCGTCAACGCCTCCTCCGACCTCGGCCTCGCGCCGTTCAAGATTAGCCCCCAAAACCAGGAGCTCTTCTTCCTTTACAACTGCACCTGGCAGGCATCGAAGCTGCCCCTTTCTTGGGCGCCCGTGAGCTGTACGAATTACTCGTCCAACTCATTCGCCTGGCTTGCTGGGAAGTACAGGTCCGACGACATTCTGACGCCACTTCCCGGAAACTGCACGGTGTCAGTGATGCCGGTGCTTGGATACGAGGGGGCGAAGGGGGCAGACTATCAGCGGCTAATGAAGGGTGGGTTTCTGCTCGAGTACAAGGCTGATGATTGCGCGGATTGCACGGAGACCGGCGGCCGGTGCCGCATCGATGTCAACGACGATGCGTTCGAGTGTCAATGCTCCGACGGCGTGTACCCGGTGATCTGCG TACTTGTTTACAAGTCAGTGACAAGGAGTTGGATTGAAAAAAGTCAGTGA
- the LOC133897911 gene encoding LEAF RUST 10 DISEASE-RESISTANCE LOCUS RECEPTOR-LIKE PROTEIN KINASE-like 1.2 — protein MHESQAEKMLINGAVRHIPIDRILYSASHVTECPNVRQIGSSLCPLPSSMILSGKLHVPISILKLPPRASILRSAFASYTIMHAPAVLALVLLPVLATALDASCAPVACGDLSIRYPFWLRGQQPSHCGYPSFGVACDPTGATPPILNDSYLRILDIHYGNSSVVAFHANLAAGDASACRATYFNTSTSLALSLLAVSRANWELILCTNCSRQPPARSLPMNCSGSGAWFMYLSQRHAVRGMESAAGCHFSVMPVLPGSELRAQGDYAGLVRRGFLLEWTVPGDCAACNASGGQCRYDNGANAFRCLCPDGRLQPATCARGELLMRYSDSLRVP, from the coding sequence atgcatgaaagtCAAGCTGAGAAAATGCTAATAAACGGTGCCGTAAGACATATTCCCATCGACCGCATTCTGTATTCTGCATCCCACGTAACCGAGTGCCCCAATGTCAGACAAATCGGCTCCTCTCTCTGCCCGCTACCCTCATCGATGATCCTTTCTGGCAAGCTAcatgttcccatttccattcttaAATTGCCACCGCGAGCATCTATACTCCGTTCGGCATTTGCTAGCTACACCATAATGCACGCTCCCGCCGTGCTAGCACTGGTGCTCCTGCCGGTTCTCGCCACCGCGCTGGACGCGAGCTGCGCGCCGGTGGCGTGCGGCGACCTGTCGATCAGGTACCCGTTCTGGCTGCGCGGCCAGCAGCCTTCCCACTGCGGCTACCCATCCTTCGGCGTCGCGTGCGACCCGACCGGCGCGACGCCGCCCATCCTGAACGACTCCTACCTCCGCATTCTCGACATCCACTACGGCAACAGCTCCGTCGTGGCCTTCCACGCGAACCTGGCCGCCGGGGACGCCTCCGCCTGCCGCGCCACCTACTTCAACACGTCCACCAGCCTCGCGCTCTCGCTGCTCGCCGTCAGCCGCGCCAACTGGGAGCTCATCCTCTGCACAAACTGCTCGCGGCAGCCTCCCGCGCGGTCGCTTCCGATGAACTGCTCGGGTTCAGGCGCGTGGTTCATGTACCTGAGCCAGCGGCACGCCGTGCGGGGGATGGAGTCCGCCGCGGGTTGCCACTTCTCCGTCATGCCGGTGCTGCCGGGGTCGGAGCTGAGGGCGCAGGGCGACTACGCGGGGCTCGTGAGGCGCGGGTTCCTGCTGGAGTGGACGGTGCCCGGGGACTGTGCGGCGTGCAACGCGAGCGGAGGACAGTGCCGGTATGACAACGGCGCCAATGCGTTCAGGTGCCTATGCCCCGACGGTCGCTTGCAGCCGGCGACGTGCGCACGCGGTGAGTTACTGATGCGTTACAGTGATTCGTTACGAGTTCCATag
- the LOC133897705 gene encoding LEAF RUST 10 DISEASE-RESISTANCE LOCUS RECEPTOR-LIKE PROTEIN KINASE-like 1.2 isoform X2 encodes MHPTLLLFPVLASLLLQFHHRAHADCEPATCGKLPVRYPFWLGGGNQSSSSCGHPAFQVWCDDGSVASLRGSAIHVLGIDYANNSFIASHTRVSAVNGVCRTDFNMSSSIALSPFTISRRNRALCFLYNCSGTEPRGRGYVEVTFNCGTPIFAYLGGSYYWDSPPAIATGRCTYTYMPVLGAEAEAAVMTAANYTRLLKDGFVLEWEEATIGDCAACIATGGECRYNNDAAAFACLCPDGRLRTGAGSTCAGKKSHTLMIGIVCGAGAGVILVVCFIFFVWHKRKRRKEARASNDLMRSGSSMQSYSKDLELVGSPHIFTYEELEEATDGFSASRELGDGGFGTVYKGKLRDGRVVAVKRLYKNNYKRVEQFLNEVDILSRLLHQNLVILYGCTSRSSRDLLLVYEFIPNGTVADHLHGPRATERGLTWSVRMNIAIETAEALAYLHAVEIIHRDVKTNNILLDNSFHVKVADFGLSRLFPLEVTHVSTVPQGTPGYVDPVYHQCYKLTDKSDVYSFGVVLVELISSKPAVDMSRSHSEINLANMALNRIQNHEVEQLVDPELGYEIDSETKRMIDLVAELAFQCLQLERDLRPSIKEVVDILSCIRNGECPAKRMDRNSSPKEDAHLLKNSLRYSPDSVIHRFHSQSTNHSVASNASG; translated from the exons ATGCATCCCACCTTACTGCTCTTCCCGGTCTTGGCCTCCTTGCTCCTCCAATTCCATCACCGCGCGCACGCCGACTGCGAGCCGGCGACATGCGGGAAGCTCCCCGTCAGATACCCATTCTGGCTCGGCGGCGGCAACCAGTCCTCGTCATCCTGTGGTCACCCGGCCTTCCAGGTCTGGTGCGACGACGGCAGCGTGGCttccttgaggggctccgccatCCACGTCCTCGGCATCGACTATGCCAACAACTCCTTCATCGCCTCCCACACCAGGGTCTCCGCCGTCAACGGCGTGTGCCGCACCGACTTCAACATGTCGTCCAGCATCGCGCTCAGCCCGTTCACGATTAGCCGCCGGAACCGGGCCCTGTGCTTCCTCTACAACTGCAGCGGCACGGAGCCGCGCGGGCGCGGTTACGTGGAAGTCACCTTCAACTGCGGTACTCCCATCTTCGCGTACCTCGGCGGGAGCTACTACTGGGACAGCCCACCGGCGATCGCGACAGGCCGGTGCACGTACACGTACATGCCTGTGCTcggggcggaggcggaggcggcggtcaTGACGGCGGCCAACTACACCCGGCTCCTGAAGGACGGGTTCGTCCTGGAGTGGGAGGAGGCTACCATCGGCGACTGCGCCGCCTGCATCGCGACCGGCGGGGAGTGCCGGTACAACAACGACGCCGCAGCATTCGCGTGCCTCTGCCCCGACGGCAGGCTGCGAACGGGAGCGGGGTCGACATGCGCTG GCAAAAAGAGCCACACACTGATGATTGGAATAG TATGTGGAGCAGGGGCTGGTGTTATATTGGTAGTATGCTTCATCTTTTTTGTCTGGCACAAGCGTAAGAGGAGGAAAGAAGCTAGAGCTTCAAATGACCTCATGCGCAGTGGATCTTCAATGCAATCATACAGCAAAGACCTTGAGTTGGTTGGCTCTCCCCATATCTTTACTTATGAGGAACTTGAAGAAGCTACTGATGGATTTAGTGCCTCGAGGGAACTTGGCGATGGTGGTTTCGGAACTGTTTACAAAG GAAAACTCCGGGACGGGAGAGTAGTTGCAGTGAAGCGCCTTTACAAGAATAACTACAAACGGGTTGAGCAATTCCTAAATGAGGTAGACATCTTGTCCCGCCTACTCCACCAGAACCTTGTCATCCTATATGGCTGCACATCTCGGAGCAGCCGTGACCTTCTCCTGGTATATGAGTTCATCCCTAATGGGACAGTTGCCGACCATCTTCATGGACCCCGTGCAACAGAACGAGGTCTTACGTGGTCTGTAAGGATGAACATTGCCATAGAAACAGCTGAAGCACTGGCATACCTCCATGCAGTTGAAATCATACACCGTGATGTTAAGACCAACAACATATTGCTGGACAACAGCTTCCATGTCAAAGTTGCAGACTTTGGGTTGTCGCGGTTGTTCCCTCTTGAAGTGACCCATGTCTCAACTGTTCCACAGGGCACACCTGGGTATGTTGACCCTGTATACCACCAGTGCTACAAGCTAACTGATAAGAGtgacgtgtacagcttcggtGTTGTGTTGGTAGAGCTAATATCCTCTAAACCAGCTGTTGATATGAGCAGGAGCCACAGTGAGATCAACTTGGCCAACATGGCTCTCAACAGAATTCAGAACCATGAAGTTGAGCAGTTGGTTGACCCTGAGCTCGGCTATGAGATTGACAGCGAAACAAAGAGAATGATAGATCTCGTCGCTGAGCTGGCTTTTCAGTGCTTGCAGTTAGAAAGGGATTTGAGGCCATCTATTAAGGAGGTAGTGGACATCTTGAGTTGTATCAGGAATGGGGAGTGTCCGGCAAAAAGGATGGATAGGAACTCATCTCCAAAGGAAGATGCACACTTGCTGAAGAATAGCCTACGTTATTCGCCTGACTCGGTCATCCACAGATTCCACAGTCAATCAACGAACCACTCGGTAGCATCAAATGCTAGCGGATAA
- the LOC133897705 gene encoding LEAF RUST 10 DISEASE-RESISTANCE LOCUS RECEPTOR-LIKE PROTEIN KINASE-like 1.2 isoform X1 codes for MSVSTQHITDSALCSSLLQPSKSSVAPMSPSLSLVFGSSVWAAWMWWLPLMLATAAGARGGDPCSPKLCGNVSITFPFGIVPEQATETNCAGIGFQVRCRNNIPYLGYNQRVEHWFQILNIFYDNASLLVADIHKLQDIINSSSCHAPSNNSSTKLGIPFSISPVNQDLVFYNCTKAPAPAPAARMRLVKTRCHNNTFVSVGGRYDDDSGSYFLEGCNATVVPVLGGSGKANASNYDKLISDGFLLTWPPPPAASLAPSEGKKSHTLMIGIVCGAGAGVILVVCFIFFVWHKRKRRKEARASNDLMRSGSSMQSYSKDLELVGSPHIFTYEELEEATDGFSASRELGDGGFGTVYKGKLRDGRVVAVKRLYKNNYKRVEQFLNEVDILSRLLHQNLVILYGCTSRSSRDLLLVYEFIPNGTVADHLHGPRATERGLTWSVRMNIAIETAEALAYLHAVEIIHRDVKTNNILLDNSFHVKVADFGLSRLFPLEVTHVSTVPQGTPGYVDPVYHQCYKLTDKSDVYSFGVVLVELISSKPAVDMSRSHSEINLANMALNRIQNHEVEQLVDPELGYEIDSETKRMIDLVAELAFQCLQLERDLRPSIKEVVDILSCIRNGECPAKRMDRNSSPKEDAHLLKNSLRYSPDSVIHRFHSQSTNHSVASNASG; via the exons ATGTCCGTCTCCACACAACACATCACCGATTCAGCCCTTTGTTCGTCGCTACTGCAACCGTCGAAATCTTCTGTTGCTCCCATGTCTCCGAGCTTGTCGCTCGTCTTCGGCTCCTCGGTCTGGGCGGCCTGGATGTGGTGGTTACCGCTGATGCTTGCCACGGCAGCAGGAGCTCGAGGAGGAGATCCCTGCTCGCCCAAGCTATGCGGCAACGTGAGCATCACCTTCCCGTTCGGGATCGTCCCGGAGCAGGCGACGGAGACCAACTGCGCTGGGATTGGGTTCCAGGTTCGGTGCCGTAACAACATCCCGTACCTCGGATACAATCAGCGCGTTGAACACTGGTTCCAGATCCTCAACATCTTCTACGACAACGCCTCCTTGCTCGTCGCCGATATCCACAAGCTTCAAGACATCATCAACTCCAGCTCCTGTCACGCCCCGTCGAACAACAGCTCCACCAAGCTCGGTATTCCATTTTCGATCAGCCCTGTCAATCAGGACCTCGTCTTCTACAACTGCACcaaggcgccggcgccggcgccggcggcccgCATGAGGCTCGTGAAGACGAGGTGCCACAACAATACGTTTGTTAGCGTCGGAGGGCGTTACGACGACGATTCGGGTAGCTACTTTTTGGAGGGCTGCAATGCCACCGTCGTGCCGGTGCTTGGAGGCTCTGGCAAGGCGAACGCGAGCAACTACGACAAACTCATCAGCGACGGCTTCCTCTTGACatggccgccaccgccggcggcgtCGTTGGCGCCATCAGAAG GCAAAAAGAGCCACACACTGATGATTGGAATAG TATGTGGAGCAGGGGCTGGTGTTATATTGGTAGTATGCTTCATCTTTTTTGTCTGGCACAAGCGTAAGAGGAGGAAAGAAGCTAGAGCTTCAAATGACCTCATGCGCAGTGGATCTTCAATGCAATCATACAGCAAAGACCTTGAGTTGGTTGGCTCTCCCCATATCTTTACTTATGAGGAACTTGAAGAAGCTACTGATGGATTTAGTGCCTCGAGGGAACTTGGCGATGGTGGTTTCGGAACTGTTTACAAAG GAAAACTCCGGGACGGGAGAGTAGTTGCAGTGAAGCGCCTTTACAAGAATAACTACAAACGGGTTGAGCAATTCCTAAATGAGGTAGACATCTTGTCCCGCCTACTCCACCAGAACCTTGTCATCCTATATGGCTGCACATCTCGGAGCAGCCGTGACCTTCTCCTGGTATATGAGTTCATCCCTAATGGGACAGTTGCCGACCATCTTCATGGACCCCGTGCAACAGAACGAGGTCTTACGTGGTCTGTAAGGATGAACATTGCCATAGAAACAGCTGAAGCACTGGCATACCTCCATGCAGTTGAAATCATACACCGTGATGTTAAGACCAACAACATATTGCTGGACAACAGCTTCCATGTCAAAGTTGCAGACTTTGGGTTGTCGCGGTTGTTCCCTCTTGAAGTGACCCATGTCTCAACTGTTCCACAGGGCACACCTGGGTATGTTGACCCTGTATACCACCAGTGCTACAAGCTAACTGATAAGAGtgacgtgtacagcttcggtGTTGTGTTGGTAGAGCTAATATCCTCTAAACCAGCTGTTGATATGAGCAGGAGCCACAGTGAGATCAACTTGGCCAACATGGCTCTCAACAGAATTCAGAACCATGAAGTTGAGCAGTTGGTTGACCCTGAGCTCGGCTATGAGATTGACAGCGAAACAAAGAGAATGATAGATCTCGTCGCTGAGCTGGCTTTTCAGTGCTTGCAGTTAGAAAGGGATTTGAGGCCATCTATTAAGGAGGTAGTGGACATCTTGAGTTGTATCAGGAATGGGGAGTGTCCGGCAAAAAGGATGGATAGGAACTCATCTCCAAAGGAAGATGCACACTTGCTGAAGAATAGCCTACGTTATTCGCCTGACTCGGTCATCCACAGATTCCACAGTCAATCAACGAACCACTCGGTAGCATCAAATGCTAGCGGATAA
- the LOC133897705 gene encoding LEAF RUST 10 DISEASE-RESISTANCE LOCUS RECEPTOR-LIKE PROTEIN KINASE-like 1.2 isoform X3 — protein sequence MCPLLLLLLAFFLRAATAAAGPAQASSCLHKACGDLNISYPFWLEEPRRPPCGPPSFQLKCNSSGAFLSHSVHQSYRVLSIFVENNSFHVVDDNLPLATGCPAPWFNISLGIGLAPFLISKANTELLFLANCTDPLPVVPPGFRPLPCDNHSFVWFRGKGEFVQGVIPPVCTFSVVPILADGSGDDFVASMKQGFLLEWTVVSGDCPECVASGGDCMYDANGLGFSCNCSDGVRREKCGKKSHTLMIGIVCGAGAGVILVVCFIFFVWHKRKRRKEARASNDLMRSGSSMQSYSKDLELVGSPHIFTYEELEEATDGFSASRELGDGGFGTVYKGKLRDGRVVAVKRLYKNNYKRVEQFLNEVDILSRLLHQNLVILYGCTSRSSRDLLLVYEFIPNGTVADHLHGPRATERGLTWSVRMNIAIETAEALAYLHAVEIIHRDVKTNNILLDNSFHVKVADFGLSRLFPLEVTHVSTVPQGTPGYVDPVYHQCYKLTDKSDVYSFGVVLVELISSKPAVDMSRSHSEINLANMALNRIQNHEVEQLVDPELGYEIDSETKRMIDLVAELAFQCLQLERDLRPSIKEVVDILSCIRNGECPAKRMDRNSSPKEDAHLLKNSLRYSPDSVIHRFHSQSTNHSVASNASG from the exons ATGTGTCcgctcctgctgctgctactcGCTTTCTTCCTCcgagcggcgacggcggcggccggcccGGCACAGGCGTCAAGCTGCTTGCACAAGGCCTGCGGGGACCTGAACATCTCCTACCCGTTCTGGCTGGAGGAGCCCCGACGGCCGCCGTGCGGACCGCCGTCCTTCCAGCTCAAGTGCAACAGTAGCGGCGCGTTCCTGAGCCACTCAGTCCACCAGTCCTATCGGGTACTTAGCATCTTCGTGGAGAACAACTCCTTCCACGTGGTGGACGACAACCTGCCGCTAGCCACCGGCTGCCCGGCGCCGTGGTTCAACATCTCGCTCGGCATCGGGCTAGCGCCGTTCCTCATCAGCAAAGCCAACACCGAGCTGCTCTTCCTCGCGAACTGTACGGACCCGCTACCGGTGGTCCCGCCTGGGTTTCGGCCCCTGCCTTGCGACAACCACTCCTTCGTCTGGTTCCGCGGCAAGGGGGAGTTCGTCCAGGGGGTCATCCCGCCGGTGTGTACCTTCTCAGTTGTGCCGATTCTCGCGGATGGGAGTGGGGACGACTTCGTCGCCAGCATGAAGCAAGGGTTTCTCCTGGAGTGGACGGTGGTGTCAGGGGATTGCCCCGAATGCGTAGCAAGCGGCGGGGATTGCATGTACGATGCCAACGGCCTGGGGTTCTCCTGCAACTGCTCCGACGGCGTGCGCCGTGAGAAGTGCG GCAAAAAGAGCCACACACTGATGATTGGAATAG TATGTGGAGCAGGGGCTGGTGTTATATTGGTAGTATGCTTCATCTTTTTTGTCTGGCACAAGCGTAAGAGGAGGAAAGAAGCTAGAGCTTCAAATGACCTCATGCGCAGTGGATCTTCAATGCAATCATACAGCAAAGACCTTGAGTTGGTTGGCTCTCCCCATATCTTTACTTATGAGGAACTTGAAGAAGCTACTGATGGATTTAGTGCCTCGAGGGAACTTGGCGATGGTGGTTTCGGAACTGTTTACAAAG GAAAACTCCGGGACGGGAGAGTAGTTGCAGTGAAGCGCCTTTACAAGAATAACTACAAACGGGTTGAGCAATTCCTAAATGAGGTAGACATCTTGTCCCGCCTACTCCACCAGAACCTTGTCATCCTATATGGCTGCACATCTCGGAGCAGCCGTGACCTTCTCCTGGTATATGAGTTCATCCCTAATGGGACAGTTGCCGACCATCTTCATGGACCCCGTGCAACAGAACGAGGTCTTACGTGGTCTGTAAGGATGAACATTGCCATAGAAACAGCTGAAGCACTGGCATACCTCCATGCAGTTGAAATCATACACCGTGATGTTAAGACCAACAACATATTGCTGGACAACAGCTTCCATGTCAAAGTTGCAGACTTTGGGTTGTCGCGGTTGTTCCCTCTTGAAGTGACCCATGTCTCAACTGTTCCACAGGGCACACCTGGGTATGTTGACCCTGTATACCACCAGTGCTACAAGCTAACTGATAAGAGtgacgtgtacagcttcggtGTTGTGTTGGTAGAGCTAATATCCTCTAAACCAGCTGTTGATATGAGCAGGAGCCACAGTGAGATCAACTTGGCCAACATGGCTCTCAACAGAATTCAGAACCATGAAGTTGAGCAGTTGGTTGACCCTGAGCTCGGCTATGAGATTGACAGCGAAACAAAGAGAATGATAGATCTCGTCGCTGAGCTGGCTTTTCAGTGCTTGCAGTTAGAAAGGGATTTGAGGCCATCTATTAAGGAGGTAGTGGACATCTTGAGTTGTATCAGGAATGGGGAGTGTCCGGCAAAAAGGATGGATAGGAACTCATCTCCAAAGGAAGATGCACACTTGCTGAAGAATAGCCTACGTTATTCGCCTGACTCGGTCATCCACAGATTCCACAGTCAATCAACGAACCACTCGGTAGCATCAAATGCTAGCGGATAA
- the LOC133887342 gene encoding uncharacterized protein LOC133887342, which yields MYINRTATSQRDQSSEMAGRLYKAKAKSFWLLVRRLLLRRSRKPPPAPAEEDGEESSGLLSRSSLKQLLVMDGAPGDATAVCRCAKKQGQAPVAVPLPAGLHRSVPARPEAATAVSSAGGGPDGAAVHRRFMFAGIRRRLLMRRPWRPMLVAIPE from the coding sequence ATGTATATTAACCGTACTGCCACATCACAGAGAGATCAGAGCAGTGAGATGGCAGGAAGGCTCTACAAGGCGAAGGCGAAGAGCTTCTGGCTcctcgtgcgccgccttctcctGCGCAGGAGTCGCAAGCCGCCGCCAGCACCCGCCGAGGAGGATGGGGAGGAGAGTAGCGGCCTCCTCAGCAGAAGCTCTTTGAAGCAGCTCCTGGTGATGGACGGCGCCCCGGGGGATGCCACCGCCGTCTGCCGGTGCGCCAAGAAACAGGGTCAGGCGCCAGTGGCGGTACCGCTTCCGGCTGGGCTGCACCGTTCGGTACCGGCTCGGCCAGAGGCAGCGACCGCGGTGTCATCGGCAGGCGGAGGCCCTGACGGCGCGGCCGTGCACCGGAGGTTCATGTTCGCCGGAATCCGGCGGCGGCTGCTCATGAGGAGACCGTGGCGGCCGATGCTCGTCGCCATCCCGGAGTGA
- the LOC133898282 gene encoding 16.9 kDa class I heat shock protein 1-like, translated as MSLVRRSNVFDPFSLDLWDPFDNMFRSIVPSASSDTDTAAFANARMDWKETPEAHVFKADIPGVKKEEVKVEVEDGNVLVISGQRSKEKEDKNDKWHRVERSSGQFMRRFRLPENAKVDQVKAGLENGVLTVTVPKAEVKKPEVKSIQISG; from the coding sequence ATGTCGCTCGTGAGGCGCAGCAACGTGTTCGACCCCTTCTCCCTCGACCTCTGGGACCCCTTCGACAACATGTTCCGCTCCATCGTCCCGTCGGCGTCCTCTGACACCGACACTGCCGCCTTCGCCAACGCCCGCATGGACTGGAAGGAGACCCCCGAGGCGCACGTCTTCAAAGCCGACATCCCCGGCGTGAAGAAGGAGGAGGTCAAGGTCGAGGTGGAGGACGGCAACGTGCTCGTCATCAGCGGCCAGCgcagcaaggagaaggaggaCAAGAACGACAAGTGGCACCGTGTTGAGCGCAGCAGCGGCCAGTTCATGAGGCGGTTCCGCCTGCCGGAGAACGCCAAGGTGGACCAGGTGAAGGCCGGGCTCGAGAACGGCGTGCTCACGGTCACCGTGCCCAAGGCCGAGGTGAAGAAGCCTGAGGTGAAGAGCATTCAGATCTCCGGTTGA
- the LOC133898362 gene encoding 16.9 kDa class I heat shock protein 1, which produces MSLVRRSNVFDPFSLDLWDPFDNMFRSIVPSASSDTDTAAFANARMDWKETPEAHVFKADLPGVKKEEVKVEVEDGNVLVISGQRSKEKEDKNDKWHRVERSSGQFMRRFRLPENAKVDQVKAGLENGVLTVTVPKAEVKKPEVKAIEISG; this is translated from the coding sequence ATGTCGCTCGTGAGGCGCAGCAACGTGTTCGACCCCTTCTCCCTCGACCTCTGGGACCCCTTCGACAACATGTTCCGCTCCATCGTCCCGTCGGCGTCCTCTGACACCGACACTGCCGCCTTCGCCAACGCCCGCATGGACTGGAAGGAGACCCCCGAGGCGCACGTCTTCAAGGCAGACCTCCCCGGCGTGAAGAAGGAGGAGGTCAAGGTCGAGGTGGAGGATGGCAACGTGCTCGTCATCAGCGGCCAGCgcagcaaggagaaggaggaCAAGAACGACAAGTGGCACCGCGTGGAGCGCAGCAGCGGCCAGTTCATGAGGCGGTTCCGCCTGCCGGAGAACGCCAAGGTGGACCAGGTGAAGGCCGGCCTGGAGAACGGCGTGCTCACGGTCACCGTGCCCAAGGCCGAGGTGAAGAAGCCCGAGGTGAAGGCCATCGAGATCTCTGGTTAA
- the LOC133930724 gene encoding 16.9 kDa class I heat shock protein 3-like: protein MLFVRRGNVFDPFADFWDPFEGVFRSLVPSVASSDRDTAAFATACIDWKETPEERIFKAELPDVKKEEVKVQVEDGNVLVISGEPRKVEDDKWRRVERSSGQFMRRFRLPENAKVDQMKAGLENGVLTVTVSKAEVKKPEAKAIEISGLLAKSSSRSMSCARVVLGPCVSSAIVSHVSAMSWSMWCLSVRPDAHY, encoded by the coding sequence ATGTTGTTCGTGAGGCGCGGCAACGTGTTCGACCCCTTCGCCGACTTCTGGGACCCCTTCGAGGGCGTCTTCCGATCCCTAGTGCCGTCGGTGGCATCGTCCGACCGCGACACCGCAGCCTTCGCCACCGCGTGCATCGACTGGAAGGAGACGCCGGAGGAGCGCATCTTCAAGGCCGAGCTCCCCGACGTTAAGAAGGAGGAGGTGAAAGTCCAAGTGGAGGACGGCAACGTGCTCGTAATCAGCGGCGAGCCTAGAAAGGTGGAGGATGACAAGTGGCGCCGCGTGGAGCGCAGCAGCGGCCAGTTCATGAGGCGGTTCCGCCTGCCGGAGAACGCCAAGGTGGACCAGATGAAGGCCGGCCTCGAGAACGGCGTGCTCACCGTGACCGTGTCAAAGGCGGAGGTGAAGAAGCCCGAGGCGAAGGCCATTGAGATCTCTGGCTTACTGGCCAAGAGCTCATCAAGGTCTATGTCGTGTGCTCGGGTCGTGCTTGGTCCATGTGTTTCAAGTGCTATCGTGTCCCATGTGTCGGCCATGTCGTGGTCAATGTGGTGTTTGTCGGTTAGACCCGACGCGCACTATTGA
- the LOC133898449 gene encoding 17.9 kDa heat shock protein 2-like, producing MSLVRLFDTLALDTWNPFSIFGTAVAADAWLASDTSAFANTYIESRDTAGAYVFSAALPPGVKKEEVKVEVDEGNVLVITGERSVRREERSDKWHHIERSCATFLGRFHLPEDAAVDDVRAAMDGGMLTVTVPKVSAADKPEARAIEAGPC from the coding sequence ATGTCACTGGTAAGGCTCTTCGACACGCTGGCCTTGGATACATGGAACCCCTTCAGCATCTTCGGCACGGCGGTGGCCGCCGACGCCTGGCTGGCCAGCGACACGTCGGCGTTCGCCAACACCTACATCGAGAGCCGGGACACGGCGGGGGCCTACGTGTTCAGCGCCGCCCTGCCCCCCGGCGtgaagaaggaggaggtgaaggtggaggtggacgAGGGCAACGTGCTGGTCATCACCGGCGAGCGCAGCGtgcggagggaggagaggagcgaCAAGTGGCACCACATCGAGCGCAGCTGCGCCACTTTCCTCGGCCGGTTCCACCTGCCGGAGGACGCCGCGGTGGACGACGTCAGGGCGGCCATGGACGGCGGCATGCTCACGGTCACCGTGCCCAAGGTGAGCGCCGCCGACAAGCCCGAGGCGAGGGCCATAGAGGCCGGTCCCTGCTGA